atagtaccaagcaaaatccgctctccaaaagccaaatggtgctccctcggccctgaaccctacagcgtgcccaaacagcagtttccttcaacatatatggcaccgtcatacccgtgagaacccttttaacaatttttgtggtgtgtgtctccagcgtcataagctgggcatgacatatttgccactgaatggcatatctagggaaaaatataaatttttaatttgcaccatccgcagcgcattcatttatggaaaagacctgtggggtgaaaatgctcactacaccccttaataaatgccttgaggggtgcagttccataatggggtcacttatcaggggtttctttttattatttcacatctgagcctctgcagttgtgaaccaatactttgtaaatcgccaaattaggcctccactctgcatggtactcttcacttctgagccctgtcatatgtccagacaaaagattagggccacatgtagggtgtttctaaaaccgggaaacaccgcataataattagagagctgtcttgttatggtggcacaagccgggcaccacatattggcatatctatggaaaaaaatcccattttcactctgcaacattgagcgcacactaatttctacaaaacacctgcagggttaaaatgcttactacaccccttggtaaatgcattgaggggtgtagtttacaaaatggggtcacttctggggggtttccactgttttgggcccacaggtgcccagaaaccaatccagcaacatctgcactccaaatggcggtccttcccttctgagccctgccgtttgcccaaacagcagtttatgaccacatatggggtattgccgtactcgggagaaatagctttacaaatgttgggttctttttttcctttatttgttgagaaaatgaaaaaatttgcgctaaagctacgtcttattgaagaaaaaggactgtttttattttcactgcctaattctaataaattctatgaaacatctgtggggtcaaaatgctcactacacccctagatgcattcttcaagaggtgtagtttcctaaatggagtccctttttgggcgttttcattgttttgtcccctcaggggctttgcaaatgtgacctggcctccgcaaatcattcctgctaaatgtgatctcaaaaagtcaaatagtgctctttcccttctaagccctgccgtgtgtccaaacagccgtttattaccacatgtggggtattgttttactcgggagaaattgctttacaaattttgtggtgctttttctcctttagtccttctggaaatgagaaaaaattagctaaacctacattttctttgaaaaaatgtagattattattttcagggcctacttccaataatttctgcaaaaaaactgtggtgtcaaatcgctcactatacccctagataatttcctcaatgggtgttgtttccaaaatggggtcacttgtggggggtttccactgttttgtcccctcaggggctttgtaaatgtaacatggcctccgcaaaccattcctgctaaatttgagttccaaaagccaaatggcgctctttcccttctcagcctcgccgtgtgtccaaacagccgtttattaccacatgtggggtattgttttactcgggagaaatttctttacaaattttatggtgatttttctcctttagtccttgtggaaatgaaaaaaaattagctaaacctacattttatttgaaaaaatgtagattttcattttcacagcctacttgcaaaaatttctgcaaaaaacctgtggggtcaaaatgctcactatacccctagataatttcctcaaggggtatagtttccaaaatggggtcacttgtttggggttttcactgttttgtcccctcaggggctttgtaaatgtgacatggcctccgcaaaccattcctgctaaatgtgaactccaaaagccaaatggcgctctttcccttctcagccacgccgtgtctccaaacaaccgtttattaccacatgtgaggtattgttttactcgggagaaattgctttacaaattttgcggtgctttttctcctttagtccttgtggaaatgagaaaaaaaatcgctaaacctacattttctttgaagaaatgttgattttaattttcacggcctacttccaataatttctgtaaaaaacctgtgcggtgaaaatgctcactacacccctagataatttccttgaggtgtctagtttcccagatggggtcacttttgggggattttgactgttttggcaccgcaagagcccttcaaacctgacatggtgcctaaaatatattctaacaaaaataaggccccaaaatccactaggtgctcctttgcttctgaggccggtgtttcagtccagtagcacgctacggccacatgtgggatatttcctaaaactgcaaaaactgggcaacaaatattgagttgcatttctctggtaaaaccttctgtgttataaaaaaaattgtattaaaaatgtatttctgcagaaaaatatgaaatttgtaaattccacctctactttgctttaattcctgtgaaatgtttaaagggttaagacattttctaaatgctgttttgaatactttgaggggtgaagtttttaaaatggggtgacttttttggggtttctaatatataaggccctcaaaaccacttcacaactgaactggcccctgtaaaaatagccttttgaaattttcttgaaaatgtgagaaattgctgctaaagttctaagccttgtgaggtcatagaaaaataaaaggatgttcaaaaaacgatgccaatctaaagtagacatatgggggatgttaattagcaacaattttgtgtattataactgcctgtcttacaagcagatacatttaaattgagaaaaatgctaatttttgcaatttttcgctaaattttggtgtttttcacaattaaatactgaacatatcgagcaaattttgccagtaacataaagtccaatgtgtcacgagaaaagaatctcagaatcgcttggataggtgaaagcattccggagttattaccacataaagtgacacatgtcagatttgaaaaatgaggctctgtcaggaaggtcaaaagtggctaaagagggaaggggttaagacactaTGTATCTGAGCTTATCAACACATGAACATCCAAATACTctgattaaagggaatgtccactgTTTAGATTCGTCTTTGGGGGAGCGGAGAGCAGCATTTTGGTTGAGGTTAGGTTAAGAGGTTGAATAATTTCATAAAACATGCATTGGTGTTTGGGTAATAGTACTCACAGCTCATTCACAGCAGGAAACCATTATGCActtatatcacacatataataggaGGAATTgaagatccatcaacagcagcttgttggtggttttccagttttagttttttattaattattgCAAAAAGTAAATACAAACAGAAAAATAAGTAAAACATTAATAAGATGATcaaatatattacagagaggtttGATTTGATATTTGCTGTTTATGGAGCACGTGTTAATCAAGGGTGGAGCGTCACTTTAACCAAAACCTGATGAATCAGCTATATTGTTGCAGATTTAATATACAGGAAGCTTATTATTACCGGGACTGAAATAAACCACTGAGTAAATATAATGTAAGAACAATATATTTACCTAAGAAATTACAACTTTACAATGGGCAGGACGACCCATAAGAAGGAAACCAGTGACTATAGCAATGCCTTATATACCCTACATATATGCctatcaatggggggggggggcattatgtttTTTACTGGAAATCCATCACTTGGTGTAGTGCTGTTCTGCTCTGCTGTGCCTTTTGTTCCAAGTTGAGTTTCTTCTTAAAGTGACAGTAAACTTGGAAGTGAATGAGACCATAGAAAGCACCTAGTCAACACTTTCAAGCTCCCGAAACAACTTCACGGTTTAGCTAGGGACCAGCATGGTTTGACTTGGGACGAGCAGGGGAGTAGAGGCTTAGTTAGATGTGCAGTTCTTAGCTTGCCTGGTCTCTATTGCAGATAAAATAGTGACAGGAGGTTTCTGCTGCAgcaagctgcctcccagccaaAGGCAAATCAGCCTAAGCCCCTCCTCTTTTCCTGCACTGGGGAAATACATAGAGATGATGGGGCCCCAGTTATTACTGCAGATAGGGATTGTATTCTGACCTATAGCCTTAAAGGGGCtatctggttataaaaatgtcctATTAGGGTATTCTGATTCAAGAAAAGGGTGAGGGGTTCACATTTGGAAACCCCCTATTCTTCTATCAGCCAGAGTGAGGAGTCATAAAGAATGGTTTTCACCTTGGAAGACCCAGCATTGGCCCTTGCCCTTTTCCCTGCAGTGCCCAAAAATGTATTATGGGGGCCGGGGACCCTGTAACAGAACGGGATTGTCCAAATCAGATTACACCTTTAACTTTGCATCCCGTCATTTGTTAGTAAACACAGTGGAAAATGGGGGTTGTAGGCCGTAGTTGATTTCCACAGATTGTtaaataattgttttttattttttttaaatgggtagACTATTGTGCCTTGTGCCACCGACATTTGATTTTGGCATCTAACACCCACCTACGTCTTCACATGTGTTGGCACGTATGGACCCCATGACAAAATTAAAATAGAACCCCCTAAACCACCTTCCCGCTGTCAGATCGTGTAATGCTACAGAACCTGTAAGGGGGCACCATTGATAATATGCCCAATACCAAATGCTCCCATATGATTTTGtgagagttcaaaaacagggtccACCTTCTGGACCCCTTAGAATTGGCCTTTATCTATGGTATGTACGCCACTGACCCAATCTGTaggccttttaataatttttgcaatatttttGAATGGGAGATTAAttcttgtccaggattagaaaaaaaaaatggctacttTATTCCTAAAAGAGCGCCACACCTATCAACAGGTTGTGGGTGGTATTTCAGCTCAGCTCCAGACAAAAcccgtggtgctgtttttggaagatagcGGTaaagtttttctaatcctggaaaaacCCTAAAATGGGCCGGAGGAAGTTATTATCTGGAAGGCGAGTAAAGTCTAGCCCAGCCTGTAAGCCACGATGTCCGTACCTGGCAGTCTCATTGTTATTTGACCACCAtcatcattttctcaaaaaatgtagAAACTTTTTCACTGCCCACTAAGAAAATGAAGTGAAGTAAAACGATCCCGAAGTTTCTTTCGGCAGCTCGACACTTAGCTACATTGAGTGTTATACAAGTATGGTATGTTACTCTAAACCTAGCATTGCTCCTGCATGGTAAAGCACACCCGCGGTGCAGGGAAGAGGTGATCTATCCTCAGCCGCTGGAAAGAGATAACACGGGCATGAAAAAATCATTAGAACCCAAGCTGTCGTCCTTATTTTCAGGAGAGGGGTTCTTGAAACACAAGCTTCGCCTTAGGGACACAAGGCTCGGACTATTTTATAAACTCCATTATCATTAGTCAACGGAAAGAGAAATGTGTCTTGTTGAACAGGTGCATTCTGGGTGACATCTTCTATATCCCCCAAAATATACAGTGTAGACAGACATGGGTATTGCTCAGTTTGTCTCTTTTTGGTTGTCAGTCTAGAGATATAACTGAATTAAAGGCAATATATAAGGATTATTCAGTAGTTTGGGCATGtaaatatagtatcatacagaagGACAACTGAAAATttgggtaaaaaataaataaataccttgCTCCCAGTGTTTACAATGCTGAGCAGCTCAGTGTGGGCGTGTAATTGATGGATTTGCTCTCAAACCACCAATCTAATTCAATCTTCTACACAATTGGTTTTGCtttatggcactgtatacagaGGCATTCAAGAACCTTCCCTCTCTCCATGATACGACATCAAATGGGCCAATTTTCATTCTGTATACCTCCATATGAATTAAGAGGCATACAAGGGTGCAGATTGGGCCCATAGACTGGCCGTCTACATGAGACCTAAGGTTATGCATaggcttaaatgggttgtccaattTAGAGTGGGGTCCCAAGTTCAAGATCCGCATCTCTTGACCAAAGTGAGGagtggagagcggctacaaagagcgtctctcactctggaggacctgtcctgtctggCATTAGACATACTATCCTATTCatataaatgggcactgtgtaatgcctaatctcccctgtggtggcactgcagggaaattgaacacttactgccaggtttacccacagattacagctgattcctGGGGGTcgcagcaggaggacactttgtgttCAGCTTATTGGAAAGAGACCCTTGTAACAAGTAGGGTAGTTGTTCAaatcggagaacccctttaatgtaaaggCATGCAGAGCATACCGGGCAACATTTGAATCTCCATGCGCAGAACATTTGAAGCCACTCGGGGGGTTGCTTTGCATAATCGCTGTCCCGGGAAAATTCAACAAAAAATGGGATGGTTAGCACTTATAATAGAGATATGCCAGTCCATTATAGTTTAAATATAAGGATCGCAAATTAAAATCACAAAAATGATAACAATCAAATTAAATCAAAATAACagtaaaaaatgcacaaaaaaaaatatgacctcaacttaaaaaaaatatctccCTCATGATTGCAGCGGGCTCATCCAATGTATTCTTTGAACGCTCCTATTACCCAAATGGCGCAATATTTTTTGTGTGACATTTTTGCTAATAGAAGAGTGAACCTGTCCCCAAACTATGGTGCCCCATcatagtctgatgacagatccgctttaaattCTAGCTtaaatgtacccaaaaatgttgGATAAAATATACAGAgcgacataaaaaagttatgactgtcgGATTATGATGgggctaaaattaaaaaaattctagatTGGCTGCATGAGGAACACTTTACGAGAAACTAATACAGTGTATTATGCCAAGTGCAGGGCATTAGTGTGCGGGGCATAGAAGTCATGCAGGGCAATGGTGGCATgtcctatataaaggggtggggcaTAAGGTATACAATTGTGTCGCTTCATGCCATGCTTTTCAGCATCTCTCCCATGGCTCTTCTCAAAAATTGTCAAGTATGAGTTTAACAaagtttttcctggagtgttGTGTTTAATGGGTTAATTACCTGGACATCCATGATCGGATCTGGCGCTACTCGGGTTTATTTATCTTGATTTTCGGCGCCTTCTCTGCATCCCGGCCTGTGCAGTCCCCGTAGCTACAAGTGTACGGATAGGGAATTATAAGCTTCTGATTTGCCCGCTCTAAGTAAAGTCACCTGCTCCGGGATGTGCCATCTGATGAAAGAGGCCTAAGTTTTGTTTGCAGAATTAATGAGGTCACGTCGGAAAAGCTCTGGCACAATGCGGCACTTTTCGGATGGCAAACAGTACACAGGCGATTTGAATTACAGCTCTGAGTTTATTTGCTGTCATAGTCCGGAGGGCCGTTGGCACATGCCAAGAGTTTCCTCAGTCCGAAAAATTTCGGGAGTAACAGAAAACCCCTTTTGTAATCTTTGTTGTCACAGATTGCAGAGCGATGGTTTCTAATTACTCTCGTCTTTTTTATCTTCCCGAATCCATGTGGAATCGGTGCTCGTGAGCAGAGTTGACGTCAAAACATTGGTATTTGATTTGATaaggtctattaaccccttaataccagaGTTAATCTGAgacttagaggggttgtccagtttagaaaacccaattCCATATACCTTTTTAATAAAGGTgggtcttctgttcaggatccAGAGTAGAGAgtagctacaaagagcgtctctcactttTGAGGACCTGCCCTGTCCTGCATTAAAcacacaacccattgatttgaatgggtaatacttaatttcacctgtggtggcgctgcagggaaactgaacacttactgccaggctactccacagattacagatgatcactggggggagacactttgtgatcagcttattgtcaagggatccttctaagaagtagggattgtctaaagtggagaaccccccccccccccccaaactgaaGACCAGGAAAAAATGAAGCAAGGAGAACATGTATTTGTTTTTACCCCATGCAGTACAGAAACTCTTCAGCTacctggaaacagtcagcaagcaggTCCAATTCTGTTCAAGTATCTTAtttattgcttttgttttttttaatgaatatgcAAGGAAGATAGATTCCTGAAAATAAAGATGCCAACATTATTCCTTATACGTGCATTGGGCATTAATGTGTTAATGTGCCGACCTATAGCTGGTATTAAGACACTAATCAACTAGACCCACTACTCCTTTACAACTGTGCTTATAATAGAGcgcattatatagagatgtagattAATAATAAcaagatccatcaacagcaaTGACCCTGCTTGATGATGGTTTCTATGTAACAACAGGAGAACTGATGAAAGCTGTGTTTGTTGAATATTTAACTTTAAACTCctcacattataagtaaaaaggaCCTTGGACACCTCAACTTGTTGCTTGGCCCACCTGCCCTCAGCTCTCTTGGCATCTGCTGCAGCACTGGCACTGAGCACCAGAACTGCAGGTAGTACTGCCAAGCTGAACTCTGCCTTCATTCAGCTGCCCTCCTTGAGCAGTGGATAGTTCTTATGACGTCCTCTATATGCTACCTACTCCAAAATGGGAATCTGTACAAAAAGCGTCTTGCCATTGAAGGAACTTGCCCCAAGTCTATCCACCAGAAGTTCATGGCAAGTGATCAGTTTACGTATCACGACCCTCCGAATCCTTATAATTCTACCATCCATGTCCTCCATTAGCATTCTCCATCCTCTCCATATCCGTAGCTGGTTCTCCCTCCTACAGTTGACCAATTTCGATTCCAACTCTACACATTGCAATCACCAAGGACGCCATTTCTTCACTTAAAAAGATCTCCACCCCTTAGGGCTCTTTACTTGAACCCCATAGGGTGTTATGGGAACGGGTGCAATATAAGATTCCGAAAATGACCTTGAAATTCTTGAGTCTTTGAGTTTTCAAGGTTGTAGGTGAGACATATTTGTAGATAATGGCCTTATCTGCCGTACATATTTGCgcttaattttttatattttgcttgTACCATATGGAAATGAGGTCGACGTGCAACGTTCTCTCGACACAGCGCGTCTTAGTGCAGGTAGAAGTATTTAGAAAGGGACTATAGACAGATGGAGACAAACACAGTGGGGAGCCATAGCAAGCCTAAAcggattaaacttggaaaaaaatATCTGGATAATTGTTAAGCAGATTATACTGTGGACTCCCGAATGGGGAACCAGGAGGTGACCTACACGAGTGCCGCAGGAATCAGAGACGCAGGTAATTTCATACAGGTGTAAAAAGGAAAAGATACAGACAGGATtcggctgatggggaggagggaaGGGATTAGGTTACcggactcttttttttttcttccacctcTACTATTTTAGTCCTAGGAAGGACACGGTGAAGGGaagaatatttttttcctttttttattgacTGGAAATAGAAGGATAAATTAGGAGATTTTCACGAGGAGACCGAAGCTTTCGATGGAGCTCGAACGAATGAATGAGATTCTGCCCTAACGGAGAGAAAGTGTTCACTCGGTTGAGTTGAATATTTGAGAAGCAACTCAACAAAAGGAGCATTGTTTCTTGATATACAGGCTCTTTGTGGTTTATGCAATAGCCCCACTATTGGTTACTGGTGGCTCGCGGTTCATTGAAAACCAGGGACAGAGCTTTTGTAATCCTAGATGTGGCCAATTAAACAGGCTGCAGCAACCACTTGGCTGAGCAGTCAGCGTCCGCAGCTTAATATGTGAAGAGGAAAGTCCAGCTACTCTGCATGCAGTTTGGGAGGGAGATGGCGATGTGCAGATTATAGGAAGGCGGCCGACAAAGCCCAAAGTAGAGGCAACTGGAGCAGGATCAAGAGCGCGTCATTGGGTGTTAAGTTTAGGTGCTTTTAAGTCCATTCATTTTAATCCAGATCTCCCTGGACTGCTTACAAAGTGCCTACCCTTTGCGTTCAGACAAGGGAACTGCTGGTAACACGAGACACTTTCGCTTGAGAATCTACGAGAGATATTTCGAAGACAGAGGGGAAAAAAATGCCAAGCAATGGGATACACCAAATTCTGAAGATCCAGTTCGGCTTGATCAGTTGCGATAACAAGTATCTGACGGCAGAAGCTTTTGGCTTCAAAGTTTACGCCTCTGCTCCGAGCCTGAAGAAGAAGCAGATATGGACTTTAGAGCAGGATGAGGTGGACAGCTCGGTGGTCTACCTCAAAAGCCACCACCTTGCAAGATATCTGTCTGCCGACAAAGATGGAAACGTGTCGTGTGAGGCTGAAAAGCCAGAGGGAGATTGCCGTTTTACCATAACTGCTCAGTCTGATGGCAGGTGGGCTCTCCAGTCCGATGTCCACAAGAGGTTCTTCGGGGGTTCAGAAGACAAGCTGTCATGTTTTGCCCAAATCATTACGGAGACAGAGCTCTGGGCTGTGCATTTGGCCATCCACCCACAAGCTAACCTACTTAGTGTCAGCAGGAGAAGGTACGCACATTTGAGCCCTCAAGAGGATGAAATCTCCACAGACAGTAATATACCATGGGGTGTAGACTCCCTCATCACCTTGGTGTTTCAGGATAAAAAGTACTGCTTGAAAACCTGTGACAACAGGTACCTGCGTAATGATGGGAAGTTGGTTAAAGATCCTGATAACGGCACGGGCTACACCTTGGAGTTCAAGGCAGGGAAGTTGGCCTTCAAAGATTGTAGTGGGAAGTATTTGACACCCATGGGGCCTACCGGTACGCTGAAATCTGGGCGGAGCTCCAAACCTGGCAAAGATGAACTCTTTGATCTTGAGGAAAGTCACCCACAGGTTGTCTTTATGGCATCCAATAGAAGATACATCTCTATCAGACAAGGTAAACTAAAAGATCTCCTCAGTCCTGAAACCAAATGACGCCCCTTGGTATGACGTATTTTACCCTTC
The genomic region above belongs to Rhinoderma darwinii isolate aRhiDar2 chromosome 13, aRhiDar2.hap1, whole genome shotgun sequence and contains:
- the FSCN2 gene encoding fascin-2 isoform X2 codes for the protein MPSNGIHQILKIQFGLISCDNKYLTAEAFGFKVYASAPSLKKKQIWTLEQDEVDSSVVYLKSHHLARYLSADKDGNVSCEAEKPEGDCRFTITAQSDGRWALQSDVHKRFFGGSEDKLSCFAQIITETELWAVHLAIHPQANLLSVSRRRYAHLSPQEDEISTDSNIPWGVDSLITLVFQDKKYCLKTCDNRYLRNDGKLVKDPDNGTGYTLEFKAGKLAFKDCSGKYLTPMGPTGTLKSGRSSKPGKDELFDLEESHPQVVFMASNRRYISIRQGINVSANQDEETDYETFQMQINKETKKCSFHTNSGKYWTLVSHGGIQSTATEIAANTMFEIEWRGRRVALRAGNGKYICTKKNGQLAAVCDSVGEDEEFTLKLINRPILVLRGDLGFVCYHKTSNTLDANRSSYDVFQIIFNNGAYQIKGQGGKFWYISSNGTICSDGDMSEDFFFEFREYNRVAIKGKNGKYLRGDQAGTLKADAESVNGATLWEY
- the FSCN2 gene encoding fascin-2 isoform X3 yields the protein MPSNGIHQILKIQFGLISCDNKYLTAEAFGFKVYASAPSLKKKQIWTLEQDEVDSSVVYLKSHHLARYLSADKDGNVSCEAEKPEGDCRFTITAQSDGRWALQSDVHKRFFGGSEDKLSCFAQIITETELWAVHLAIHPQANLLSVSRRRYAHLSPQEDEISTDSNIPWGVDSLITLVFQDKKYCLKTCDNRYLRNDGKLVKDPDNGTGYTLEFKAGKLAFKDCSGKYLTPMGPTGTLKSGRSSKPGKDELFDLEESHPQVVFMASNRRYISIRQGINVSANQDEETDYETFQMQINKETKKCSFHTNSGKYWTLVSHGGIQSTATEIAANTMFEIEWRGRRVALRAGNGKYICTKKNGQLAAVCDSVGEDEEFTLKLINRPILVLRGDLGFVCYHKTSNTLDANRSSYDVFQIIFNNGAYQIKAGCRVSLALPWS
- the FSCN2 gene encoding fascin-2 isoform X1 encodes the protein MPSNGIHQILKIQFGLISCDNKYLTAEAFGFKVYASAPSLKKKQIWTLEQDEVDSSVVYLKSHHLARYLSADKDGNVSCEAEKPEGDCRFTITAQSDGRWALQSDVHKRFFGGSEDKLSCFAQIITETELWAVHLAIHPQANLLSVSRRRYAHLSPQEDEISTDSNIPWGVDSLITLVFQDKKYCLKTCDNRYLRNDGKLVKDPDNGTGYTLEFKAGKLAFKDCSGKYLTPMGPTGTLKSGRSSKPGKDELFDLEESHPQVVFMASNRRYISIRQGINVSANQDEETDYETFQMQINKETKKCSFHTNSGKYWTLVSHGGIQSTATEIAANTMFEIEWRGRRVALRAGNGKYICTKKNGQLAAVCDSVGEDEEFTLKLINRPILVLRGDLGFVCYHKTSNTLDANRSSYDVFQIIFNNGAYQIKGCRVSLALPWS